The proteins below are encoded in one region of Plutella xylostella chromosome Z, ilPluXylo3.1, whole genome shotgun sequence:
- the LOC125491210 gene encoding protein stunted-like translates to MSASNWRSAGLNYINFSNIAARTLRKSLKAEFREDAAKRDISAVRVFFYVNGEILPLGEKPPAEKKDAAAVAVKV, encoded by the exons atgagTGCAAGTAACTGGAGAAGCGCTGGCTTaaa CTATATAAACTTCTCCAACATTGCGGCGCGGACGCTTCGGAAGAGCCTCAAGGCAGAGTTCAGAGAAGACGCGGCCAAACGAGACATATCGGCTGTCCGAGTGTTCTTTTATGTGAATGGCGAAATACTAC CCCTTGGAGAGAAGCCACCAGCTGAAAAGAAAGACGCTGCCGCTGTAGCTGTAAAAGTatag